A single genomic interval of Camelus ferus isolate YT-003-E chromosome 24, BCGSAC_Cfer_1.0, whole genome shotgun sequence harbors:
- the LOC116659531 gene encoding protein bassoon-like produces MPGRRQGKAREWGAGGAPKARRRPSAELPGPSRKGPSAHIPPARPPFGESRRRRPAQRDPAGPAPSTAAHSALPGAGPGSPASYLHRTGLLSTHFIIPFQAGDFAAELKLLISVTSFFLSCDLDE; encoded by the exons ATGCCAGGCCGGAGGCAGGGCAAGGCCAGAGAGTGGGGAGCCGGGGGTGCCCCGAAAGCGCGGAGGCGACCGTCGGCGGAGCTTCCAG GGCCGAGCAGAAAGGGACCCTCTGCCCACATCCCGCCCGCGCGCCCGCCGTTCGGGgagagccgccgccgccgcccggctcAGAGGGATCCCGCCGGACCTGCCCCTTCCACTGCGGCTCACTCTGCCCTGCCTGGCGCCGGTCCTGGATCGCCGGCTTCCTATTTACACCGGACTGGGCTCCTCTCCACTCACTTTATCATCCCGTTCCAG GCTGGCGACTTCGCTGCTGAGCTGAAACTGCTAATTTCTGTGACCAGCTTTTTTCTTAGCTGTGATCTGGATGAATGA